From the genome of Etheostoma cragini isolate CJK2018 chromosome 23, CSU_Ecrag_1.0, whole genome shotgun sequence:
ATGAGCCAAAATGTCTATTATGCACAGACAACACAGAAGCATGTATATGGAAACATTTGTAGCACAATTACATCCCTGTTAggttaaaatatacatttcgCTGATAGCACCTACTTTGTTTCAACTTTAAGAACTCTTGAATCCTGAGAAGCCTTAAAAGGTACAATGTGAAGCAATTCACATGTATTGATCATTTTGTATTGGCAATGTATAAACGGATTGTAATGTAACTTAAAAACTGAGACCTTCCCCAACTTTTGGGGTTTTCTAGCCTGTGAAATTCGTAGGATGTGATGTTTATGCACGCTCCCAAATACCCTGATTCTCTTTAGCTCCCATACAGCGCCAACATTGTGCTACATTACCTAACATTAGCTTAGAAATGGAGGTCAACAAACGACTGGCACCCACAACACAGAATCCAAAACAAAGTCCACGTAGGCACAACATTTCTTTTGTGACCGACATTGCGGAAAATAAAAGGTTAACAATGGCAGGGCCTTTTGATTCATGGAGATACCTTTGTTTGGTTTTTGGGATCAAAACGGACCCTGAGCTGGCTTTCTTCCCATTGGACTGGTATACTAACATTATTGCAAAGCTTGTGAAATATATTGTAATAGTGTAGCTTTAGCTAGCTAATGAAAGCTTGCTTGCTAATGAGGAAAAATTGCTAGATAGCTAACATAGCAAGATATTGAATGGAGTGGATAACATCAGCCAATTCTTTCAGACTGATCTGGCGGGTATATTGGCTAGCTTGCTGTTTGTAAGTAATTTTATGCATTTTAGCATGTCTTATTAATAACAAGGAATTTCTGAAAATTCTACATAGTGCCTTATAGTGATAAAATCCTCAGTATTCCTAGAtaatatgatgaaaaaaaaaaatgtctaaatgccACCATGGTGGAATTTGTATGACTTGTTGTTTTGAAAACAGCATATAATTGActtaaaagaaacaacacaaattgTGCATTTTTGTCTCATCTCTAAGTAATGTTTGgtaatggagtctggtggaaaGAGTGTCTCTGCAGCCTGGTAAAATTATCTACATATAAACAGTCAAGTTGCGAGATAATTAAtgagaaaaagacatttcatcCACTATTGTATGCTGTGATTCTGATCCGTGcgttagtcttttcttttccatctctcACCTGTACTCTCCAAATGTCCCATCATCCTCCTTCATAGGCTGGATCTCTGGGTCTTGGTGAGcatcttctttctctttcactgtagatttaaaaagaagataattgtgttttaatatttccATGTGAATAGGTCTgaaattacagtaatgtgtgcATTACCTGGGTATTTGCCACCCTTGTTCCTTTTGATGAAACACACTATGAGAAGCACCAAGATGAGGAGAGCGATGGCACACATCAGTCCAATAAACCAGCCCTGGGTGGCAATGTCTACCTGTCGGTTAGGTACAgctagacacacacatgcacagaaaggAGAAGGGAAAGATGGAGACCAACAGTTACCATGACTGTCAGTCCAAATCTCAATCCAGGCTGTTAAAATGATGGAATCGTTTTTCTTCATGCTGAGCAACACTGAGATTAAAATAGGCTGTAAACACAGAAATTTAATTTTCAAGTGGATTAATATGCAATGAttgtttaaacacacaaaaaactaaacagtaaaacaatggACATCTTAGTGATGATTTTAAGTGACATGCATCAGACCGACCGTTGATAGCAACTTCTGACATATTAGTACACTAAACTAGAAAACTAACTACCTTACATTCATGTCTGAATGTAGCATTGTATGTCTGATAATGAGATAGTGCTACAACAGAAAAGAGATGagaaaaatgagacaaacaagaaacacaaagaccGTCTATCCTGAGGCATGCCGCCTCACCTGGCACCGCAACCAACACTTCGTCTGTGCTGTGAACCGTCGGGTCAGCTGGGTCTCTAGCTACCACTCGCACCTTATAGGATGTCCCCGGCTTTAAACCTTTTATCATATGCCAGTGTGAACCATTTACCAACTCCCTTTTCCAGTCCTCTTTACCTGGAATTGTTGAAGTggatggagaggaaaagaatAGAATAATAGTAGAATAATTATTGGATGGTATTTAAACATCTGTTTGATGGTTATACATCAAATTGATTCAATTCTATAAAAAAGCCAATCAATACATGCACCCATGTTCTGAGATGACTGCAAATACAAAGCAAAGCCTTACTGTTTTCTACAACATATTCCACATATACATTCTTATGGTGTCCAAAGTAATCCCAACTGATCACTGCACCGTCCTCCAACATGGACGTGTTAACTTTGCCAAACGCAGGGCCTACAGGCGGCACTGCGcacacaagagaaaaaaaagacatcaaggGCTTTAATTCCAGAGTGTACAAATTTCACAAAGTCCTTGCAATGAAATAAAGCCTTTCCAATACTGGTCATAAACTCATAAGGAGCAAGtagaaataacattaaaaagaaataaacaacacacattgtGTTAGTCTTTAGGATAAAGCTGGTGCCTATAAACAAAACCAGAAAGAAATACTTCAGCTACTGTAACTTGGGCTGCCAAATTCAAGtcaagaattaaaaagaaactccATGTCTGTTTGAGTTTTAGGTTAAAAAAGTACAACTGATCGGGGCCTCAATTTACAAGCATTTGGCTGTTGGCCATCTGTCCGAACTCAGTTTAAGAAAAATATCCCTCTATACAAAACAATATATGGCCACACCGTTTTTATTATATGACAAAAGTACTTTGAGCACAGTGTCAGATCCTGCCACAACATAGAATGAGGTCAGttaaaaacaagtcaaacaaaAGTCAGGTAAGAAAATTTCCCATTAATAGAActgttattttaaagatttgttttttcagagatggaacatatttttttccagGGCAGATAATAAGTGAAGATTTTTCAGGGGTTAGAAGGAGATACAGGGAGTGCTTGTACCCTTGTGAAACGGGGGGTGCGGAGACTGAGTGATGGGGGAGGTTGGGTGAGGGGGCTCTGAAGGGCCTGAAAGAACATGGAAAAGAGTGAGACAACACGCATACATAACAAAGTAGACAGCATACAGGGAACAGCAGGCCACTGTTTTGCAGAAAAACTTATTAAAAACTAACTAACatgcttatttaaaaacatgttacaaCATCTCTCAAATCCAAGATTTAGGGAGGAGTTACGCACCTGGTTCACCAtccaaacaaatgaaataacagCACTTCAGCATgcatattttcaaaatgaaattctagtcatttatatacacacacacacacacacacacacacacacacacacaaaaaacgtttttttagcATCAGCCGGTATATAAAGTATACGTTAGTACTGGACTGAAACATTCACAAGCATCATGCGTAAaacttcaaatgaaaatgtgttcaaTTGAAGAGGGCAAATACAAGAGGTAAAGACAGCAAGCACAGCTAATTCTAAAAACCAGTACTTTAACTTATGTTGCAGTAAGTGCGACCTATTCTCCCAGAACAGGACACAAGCATGGTTTCCTTGCAGACACAATGGAAGTCATTTAATCCTATTTATTCACTTTCACATTCTAAGACATGCTAATTTTGCAACATGCAGGGATAATTTAACCAAAGACAATTTCTATGCGAAGCTATTGTTCCATTTCTAATATCTGATGATATGAATAACATGCAGGTGCTTCCAGTGGCAAACTTGGGTTACCTTTGCCCATCTCTACAGTGGGCTTAGTTCGAGCTttagacagaagaaaaaagaaaaagagatagaGGGGATATAAATTGTGGAATCCAGTAGGACCTCATGTGTGTGCACTTAAGCTCACAGGAAGGCCTAATATCTGTCAGAGCACTGTGATTCTGACCCTTGCACTACTTATATGTTATATAAAAGGACTttgtccttttcctctttttctgcttGTAATTAGCTACACAGATAAAGCTAAGTGGCTAAAATAACTCACTTGTGTCCATGGCTGTGAAGGCTTCCTCTGTGATGATGGGGCCAGAGCCCTTTATTGTCTTTGCACTCATGTAAAACTTGTAGAGCATGCTAGAGTTCAGGTTGCCCAGGGTAATGGTGGTCTCGTTGGCAAGGAAGTTGATTACCTTGACAGGCCCCAGTTCATTGGTGGTGTtgactgcagagacagagtTAAGGAGTGATATGAGGAAAGTGAAAGGAATGCACAATGTGGTTTTCCATTTGCAGAAATTACGCATAATACTGAGTAGAACACAACAGCCAACACAACAGGCAACAGACAGGTGTGTCAGGCAGCTGGTAAGCCTACCCGGTTGGTATTTTAGTGTGTATCCAGCGAGGCGTCCATTGTTGTTCATTGGTGGGCCCCATTCCAGAGTGAGAGAGTCCAAACCAGGGTTTATGACATTCAGAAAAGAAGGAGGCCCTGGGactgaaaacaaaaccagaacCACAGTCATGGTCGGGACATTGCACAGGACCATTCATGGGTATTTATAGTGTAAGAACATGAGAGGGTTGTTGTGTAGCAGAACATGGACCTTTATGATTGTTAGGGGATTTTCACATTGTTGCTAGGGTGTACCATGAGGTTTCACACAGAATAAGGGTGTAACTCAAGGCTTGTAAGGGTTTCCAGGTAGTTTTAGGGAATTACAAGGAGGTTGGTATGGCATTCAATTGCAAGGGTGTAGCGTCAGGTTTGCTAGGTCGTTTGGGATTTCTATCGACACTCTTGGTGGTTGCTAGGGTAGGTAACTGTGCTGATTCTGTGTGGTTTTCAACAAGTACTGGAAGGTTGTTGTCACATGCAGTAAGTAGTACTAATAATGCAAGTTATAGCAACCATAGTATTAATAGTAGGTATCAAAAGACAGATACAGTACAATAGATGTTCTTATGTATTCAAAAACTGGTTTAGTGCAATTGTGGTCATCATTTCATATTTGGAGGTAGTTTCAAGAAAAGATATGCACAATGCTTTAGGCCTGCAGAACAACCACATCAACCAACGTCAGCCATACACACCTCCTTCAGGTGTCTCAAATGTCTTGCTGGGGCTAGCAGGCCCTTCTCCTTTGATATTAAGGACTCTGACGGTGAGGTTGTAGAGGCTGTAAGGCTGGAGGCCTGGTAGACGCCCCTCGCTACGATTCCCACTAAACGTCAAAAcctgctcctgctgctctgtgtcctcctgtgtctcATGCAAGCCACGAATGCGTCGGAAGTATACCTAGAGGAAACACACCAGGAGGTCATTCTTGTATTAACCTGTTGTGCACTTTAagtcaaatgtgtttattagcTTATTTTCAGTGCAGTTTGGAAGCACATCTTGCACTAATACTGTGCAAATACTTAAGATTTATAAAGGTCTGAGCTAAATATTTTGAGATTGAATTTAATATATGCTGTCATTTCATTCTGACTTCACAGTGCAGCAGTATTGAGGGGCGACTGGAATTTTGGATAAAACACTGTTTCAGTTTGGTGGTAGATTGTGACAATGACCAGTTTATCTGGAGGGGTTTTCACTTGCAACTTAAAGTGAGACTTATTTAAAGCCACtttataaaactaaattacCTGAACATAAGCCATAGTTACTGAAGTACACCTGGCTTGAATGGCAATAACATTCACAGTTTAACAGTGTGTTGTTGGTTGTATTTATAGCTCATATTAGATTGCCTTGTGGTTtggactttatttttgatttctgTGCTGGGGGAGCAACATACTGAAAGGCTGGCCAATATATGTCTATGCCTAAATTGGGTAATTGATCATGTCGGTGCAGTGAACATATTGTCAAAGCTTTTTGCTCattctgtatatatacactgaaTGGGTGCTGTTAGCTGAAATTCAGGGATTGAATACATGgcaaaatgttaaatacattAGTGTTGCTGGGTAATTGTTTCAGAATTAGTGTGTGAGTGCAAAAGCTATAACATGCAAGGGTTTTAACCTTATTGTGTGGGCTTGAGTTTTGTCACCAGTAGCCCCACCTGCTACAACCAAAGACATGCTGTAGAAATAACCATTTATCAATCAATACCTTGTATCCTTGTAGTTTTCCTCTAACTGATTGTAAAGAAACAGGCTCCCAGTGTACTTCCGCGAGTGTGCTGTTGTGAACCATGACCTGCACACTATCAGGAGCAGACAACGGCACTGCAGAGACATATGAAAGAAAAGCAGTTTAGATCTAGTTTGAAGTCACTAGACTTATAATGAATAGTAGGATAATAAGAAATATAAACTGGCATCTACCCAAACCGCTGCACAAGTTTATCAAACATGTAAACGGATCAATGGTCAAAAGTGGTAACTGAACTTTCAATCTTACCCATGAGAAACAAAATGGCAACCAATGTTGACTGAACCCTCCAAAAAAGATTTTCATATTAACACTGAATCTAATGATAATTGTCAGGTGGCGCTAGACAAATTATGTCTTTTATTGATGactaaacaaaagaaaaacatgtttgcattaaaaaaaactctgaaaggTATATTACAATAGTCTCACTATTTGTGAGGCTGGGTCGGGTCAGAGGGTAGAGCAGGTACGCATATCTTtcgaggtttatgcctcaacgcaGATGTCTAGGGATCAAATCCGACCTGTAATGACTTTTAGgcatgtcttcccctttctctctcctcactctcacctagctgtcctatcaaataaacgCAGAAAAGTcccaaaataattaaaaaaaaataacataaaaaaatctgttcactTACAGTCTTCTCCAGAGTATCCAATCACTACTTCAGGCTCTGGGCCGCTGCCATAATCGTTTATAGCTTGAACCTTGATCTCGTAGGGCACGTACGTTGGAGTTCCAGACACAATAAACTGGGAAACGTTAGCCACAGTCTTTGAGGACCAATCCTCCTCAACATCCTTTTGTCTCCATAGCACTTTGTACTCCAGACCGGGTCCGTTAGCCAGAAATCCTGTCAGCGGCTGTACAGAgattgtatttattcatttctgtgagttgctgaaaaaaaacacttaaaatattctATCTTAACTTCTATCTTTAATTGCATACATAATAACAATCTGAAAGGATAGCTTACTGTCCAAGAGATAACCAAGTTGCCAGGCTGTGTTCCTACACCCTGAACATCTGATGGATTTTCATCAGGAGCTGGAAAAAACAAGGACATTGATGGTtcaatctgatgtttttttttagcatttaaaatattgcatacatttttttgtggaaggTGACCATGTTAATCACCTGAAGGGTTAGTCCTGTATTGGCTTGACGGCTGGCTGGGCCGGCTGTAGCCAACGCCATTCAGAGCCAGGACTCTGAAGGAGTAGTAGACATAAGGAGAGAGGTTTAACTGCACTGTGGTGCTAGTACCAGGAGTATCGGTCAGGTTGATCCAAACTCCTGGCTGGTGGAGCAGATCCTCATATTGGATCAGAAACTCTAgggaagatggaaaaaaaaaaaagatcaaagtgTAGACACTGCcacaaagaaatatatatttttgtatatatattctATGTATATTAAGCTGGGGTAGCTCATTGCTCATCATGCTAACTACCAAATTCCTGTCCTGTTTAATCCCACAAAACTACAATTGCTGCTTGCCGAAACATAAACTAAATCTGCACAATGAAGGATTCTgacttttcaaatgtgaaaatgctAAAAAGTGTAGTGTAGTTTGATACATTGAACATTTCATACTCTGTGTAGGGCTGTTGTGTTCATCTCCGGGGGTCCAGGTGAGCTGAACGCTCCTCTCTGCCTGGTCAGTTATTTCCAGGTCTGTCGGAGGGTCAGGATTCCCTGCAAACACAAGgaccacaaaaaaatgaaaagtctcTCTCTGCTATTTGATTACAGCAAGTCATTGCTACTGTTTTGAAGGAAACTTTTGACACTGAAAACAGAGTTCTACAATGCCCGTGGAATAAAAGTAAACTAACAAGAGTTGGACTGTAGACCAACATGCCGCCGTTCATTTAATAGAACATCTGCATTCAATACACAGCAGGCAGTTTGTAACATTATTAAGAAAACCATGtttcttaatgttttatttgaaagtgCAGTATTATTTTGTGCAATTAAACATTTTGAGATtgtgcacacccacacaggtgttttacTTCTTACTGATTTTACCTCTGCAGTCAATTACATTGAGCACAAACACCTGAGAAGGGTCTCAATCAGGCAGGTCAAGTAAAAACACCTGTATGGTTGAACAGTGCATGCAGAGGCAGTGTTTTTCACAATACAATCAAATTATAAAATCCTTACCccatataaaacaaaattaaataaacagaaaatggtacaatatgaaatatgaaacgAGCAAGAAGAACAGccaacataaaataaacactgcggtgaaatgaaatgttttacaaacaGAACTTGACCATAGTAATTTAAAAATCCTAATCTGGGCACATTGTTTACCGTAGACAATAGGTGGAGTAGGAGTTGGCTCTGAGACAGCAAGAAgcaaaagtaaagtacaagagGAAATGTTAGTGACAGATATTAGAAACAGCAGAAAAGCAGGGAAAATACTGTGGTATTGTGACAATAAGAACTGATACCTGCTATTTCTGAAAGTTGAAAGTGGTGAAATAATGGTTTCAGTGTACTTCAATACTGCTATTTCCATATAAATCATAAGGCAtggcagctttatttatatagcacatttcagcatcaaggcaattcaaagtgctttccataaaatattaaacagcagttaaaacattcattaaagagaatataaaaacagctaaaatagaatgagacatgttaaaatgcaagaataaacagtgcagtgtaagaaattaaCTGTTTTACTTGATGCAGCAAAAAATAGAAACGTCACACCCTTTGGACAGAAAGCATACATCTCCCAGACAACCTGAGAGATCTGAAGGGTTCATAATGTCGCAttagatcagaaatgtattttggccctaaaccaatTAGTGCTTAAGAAACCATCAATcgtaatttcaattcaattctttGAGCGACAGGAAGCCAATGTAAAGAACTCAGAAATGGATTGTGATCCACTTTCTTGGTCGTAGTGAGGACTCAAGGAGCAGCTGCAATCGGCTGCAGCTGTCTAATGATTTTTTTGGGAGACCTGTAAATACACTATTACAGTAGTGTagtctactgaagataaaagcacAGATATGTTTTTCCAAAGCCTGCTGTGACATTAAGTCATTTAACCCTTGATTTATTGTTAAAGTGATAGTAATGTAGGTtcactttgtaattgtcttattCTGGCTGTTAAAAtgcaggtctgagtccatgactacaccaacaTTTCTGGCTTTTTCCGTTGTGTTTAACATTGCCCATTGAACCCGACTGCTGACTTTTAATCATTCCTCTTTGGCTCCAAAAACCAATACCTcagttttgtctttctttaattcaaggaagttctggcacatccaatCGTTGATTTGTTCAAGGcatttagtgtttgttttggaCCATATTCCCCTGGTGATATGGTtatctaaatgtgtgtgtcgtcTGCGTAATTATGGtcatttattgtgttgttttccataattgGGCAGCGGAAGCATGTAGATGATAAACAGAataggccccagaatggagccttggcaAACCTTGCATGTCATATTTGTCTGCTCAGATATGTAATTACCTATAGACGTAAACTAGCCTCTGTTATTTAAGTAGGACTCAAATCAGTTTAGTACTGTGCCAGAAAGTCCAAACCTGTTTTCCAATCGGTGTAGTAACGTGTTGTGGTTGACcatgtcaaatgcagcactgagatcaagtaatattTTGAGTGAAGATTTTTCATTGAAGACTTTAAGAGCAGTCTAATTGCTGTGGCAGAAGACCtgactgaaagacatcagaACAGCTGATTTCCTATGGGCCTGTGATTGCTCATTAGAGACACACCAAActtgctctttttattttaaaattgattacAGAAGTTTTTAGGACCTGTGGTAAGATATCagaaagaagagatgtgtttaCAATCTGTTAAAGATCTGAAGCCAAACACTTTGCAACATTTTGGAAGAAGGCTATTGACAGAATATCAAGGAAGCAGATTCCAGATGTTGCATAATTTCCTTCAGTGGGTGATTACATAAAAAGTGTGTCATGGtactttaactgtttttgtgtggacACAGGGACCAACGCATATCCTGTACATGGAATGGAGCCACTGACTGCAAGcaggacagaaaagaaaacagattttttcctttgtgttgacTCTAAACCAATACTATATGTTGATGGTTCATTTATCTGTTTcattacaattctttttttttttttttatatgaattcACTGTGTGTGATTTCCACACAATCCCTGTTACATCTGGTAACCCGTTGCTTATGAAATACCCTGGAAAGCACTGGGAACATACCTACGACAGTCAGCATAGCGCTGGCTGAGTCCTGGTCCAGGGTGGTGTTCTGAATGCAGGTGTAGGTGCCCTCATCTTCATCTGTCACATCTCTGATGGTCAAACTGTCCCCGTCCACATCAAACCTGATGAGGATGATtcgtttatttttattttctccaagtTGTATCACTGTTTTTTCACGGTGCAAAATTGTTTCActtgttaaaatgtcattaattatCTATTATAGGTCTTTGTACCTCTCATCATCAGGGAGCTCTCCATTATCCTTGAGCCAGATCACAGTGGGAATGAGGGATGGGTCATGTTTGACTTTACACTCAAACACAGCGCTCATTCCTCTCTGTACATCCTTGTACTCTGGCTGTTTCAGGATACGGGTGGGCTCTGgacaatggagaaaaaaaagaatttataCTAATAAATAACACAGCTTGACCTAATGGTTATGTAGGCCTAAAATATAATCTATGTATGAGCTATTATAGTATTTAACAGGATAAGTGTTTATATCTATATCTGACCTTTAACCTCCAGGTAGACGTGGTTCTCCTTGAGCCCTAGGTTGTTGGAGGCGATGCAGGTGTACTTCCCACTGTGTAATGGCTGGGCCACGTGAATCTCCAATGTACCATTCTCATGGATTACATAAGGGTCACCATTCTTAACACTGGTCTGGCTGTCTTTGAACCTTCACGAAACCGCAAAAGAATTGTGTTTAAGTGTTTGACGGTGTTGTGCAGAAAAACTGGGGAGGCAATGGCTAAATGAACAAGACTTTGAATGTCACTGGCGTTACCTATGCAAACCTGGTCTGAATCTTACCATGTAATGGTTGGTATTGGTGAGCCAAAGGAGGCACAGTGAAGTAATGCAGGGTTGTTGGTGATGACCTGGTACACTCCGTTGGGTGGAGTAAGCACCCTTGGTGCCTCGGCTATGGAAAGAAGCCCAACATTATATGAATCAATATAATCTTCCctcttgctcacacacacacacacacacacacaaataaacaagcaCACACCGTGGgctgtatgtcaaaaatgtatgaCCAACTTATATATCTAAATTCATATTTACAAATAATAGATGAACTTACCAAGAACGTTGACAAAAGCGTTTGCCAACAGGTAACCAAATTCATTGGATGCGTTACACTGGTAGACAGCACTGGACCCAGTTTTCACAAAGCTAAGAATCACAGTGTCATCATCCACCTTCCGACTGTGGTCCTCAGGTGCGTCTATTACAAGGCAACAGACAGAAATAGTGGTCaatagaaagaaacaaaaaaaagaaggtttttcAACTGTACTATTAAAGTTTTGTCAACGTAGAAACGACTCATAACAATCCTGGTGCATTATGTTATACAATAGAGAATACCatgcagtaaaaaaacactGGGATTGGGACTTTAATTCCCACTACA
Proteins encoded in this window:
- the nrcama gene encoding neuronal cell adhesion molecule a isoform X10 encodes the protein MTHPTMDKNRKWVPGFGAMLLILLSHTTSALEVPLDLPQPPTITLQSPKDYIFDPRENIVIHCEAKGKPHPSFSWTRNGTHFDVEKDSKVLMKPGSGTLVIDISGEKAEAYEGTYQCTAHNEHGTAVSNNIVIRQSRSPLWSKERNEAIVVQMGVSLVLQCRPPAGLPPPVIFWMDNNFQRLPLDKRVSQALNGDLYFSNVLPEDNRNDYICYARFPHTQTIQQKQPISVTVLDNSPEGERRPGFMTPLGITSTKMVLRGETLELECIADGLPTPEISWQKDGGELPSSRMSFYNFKKTLKVSDVNEADAGDYRCTATNKLGTAQHVIKVSVKAAPFWVSAPRNLILAPNETGILTCRVNGEPKPKISWFVNGVPIENAPEDHSRKVDDDTVILSFVKTGSSAVYQCNASNEFGYLLANAFVNVLAEAPRVLTPPNGVYQVITNNPALLHCASFGSPIPTITWFKDSQTSVKNGDPYVIHENGTLEIHVAQPLHSGKYTCIASNNLGLKENHVYLEVKEPTRILKQPEYKDVQRGMSAVFECKVKHDPSLIPTVIWLKDNGELPDDERFDVDGDSLTIRDVTDEDEGTYTCIQNTTLDQDSASAMLTVVGNPDPPTDLEITDQAERSVQLTWTPGDEHNSPTQKFLIQYEDLLHQPGVWINLTDTPGTSTTVQLNLSPYVYYSFRVLALNGVGYSRPSQPSSQYRTNPSAPDENPSDVQGVGTQPGNLVISWTPLTGFLANGPGLEYKVLWRQKDVEEDWSSKTVANVSQFIVSGTPTYVPYEIKVQAINDYGSGPEPEVVIGYSGEDLPLSAPDSVQVMVHNSTLAEVHWEPVSLQSVRGKLQGYKVYFRRIRGLHETQEDTEQQEQVLTFSGNRSEGRLPGLQPYSLYNLTVRVLNIKGEGPASPSKTFETPEGVPGPPSFLNVINPGLDSLTLEWGPPMNNNGRLAGYTLKYQPVNTTNELGPVKVINFLANETTITLGNLNSSMLYKFYMSAKTIKGSGPIITEEAFTAMDTTRTKPTVEMGKGPSEPPHPTSPITQSPHPPFHKVPPVGPAFGKVNTSMLEDGAVISWDYFGHHKNVYVEYVVENSKEDWKRELVNGSHWHMIKGLKPGTSYKVRVVARDPADPTVHSTDEVLVAVPAVPNRQVDIATQGWFIGLMCAIALLILVLLIVCFIKRNKGGKYPVKEKEDAHQDPEIQPMKEDDGTFGEYRSMESDTEDHKPLKGSRTPSNGTVRRDESDDSLVDYGEGGDGQFNEDGSFIGQYSGKKEKDTHEGNESSEAPSPVNAMNSFV
- the nrcama gene encoding neuronal cell adhesion molecule a isoform X6, with the protein product MTHPTMDKNRKWVPGFGAMLLILLSHTTSALEVPLDLPQPPTITLQSPKDYIFDPRENIVIHCEAKGKPHPSFSWTRNGTHFDVEKDSKVLMKPGSGTLVIDISGEKAEAYEGTYQCTAHNEHGTAVSNNIVIRQSRSPLWSKERNEAIVVQMGVSLVLQCRPPAGLPPPVIFWMDNNFQRLPLDKRVSQALNGDLYFSNVLPEDNRNDYICYARFPHTQTIQQKQPISVTVLDMEAMNETVAALYNVTDFYSDSPEGERRPGFMTPLGITSTKMVLRGETLELECIADGLPTPEISWQKDGGELPSSRMSFYNFKKTLKVSDVNEADAGDYRCTATNKLGTAQHVIKVSVKAAPFWVSAPRNLILAPNETGILTCRVNGEPKPKISWFVNGVPIENAPEDHSRKVDDDTVILSFVKTGSSAVYQCNASNEFGYLLANAFVNVLAEAPRVLTPPNGVYQVITNNPALLHCASFGSPIPTITWFKDSQTSVKNGDPYVIHENGTLEIHVAQPLHSGKYTCIASNNLGLKENHVYLEVKEPTRILKQPEYKDVQRGMSAVFECKVKHDPSLIPTVIWLKDNGELPDDERFDVDGDSLTIRDVTDEDEGTYTCIQNTTLDQDSASAMLTVVGNPDPPTDLEITDQAERSVQLTWTPGDEHNSPTQKFLIQYEDLLHQPGVWINLTDTPGTSTTVQLNLSPYVYYSFRVLALNGVGYSRPSQPSSQYRTNPSAPDENPSDVQGVGTQPGNLVISWTPLTGFLANGPGLEYKVLWRQKDVEEDWSSKTVANVSQFIVSGTPTYVPYEIKVQAINDYGSGPEPEVVIGYSGEDLPLSAPDSVQVMVHNSTLAEVHWEPVSLQSVRGKLQGYKVYFRRIRGLHETQEDTEQQEQVLTFSGNRSEGRLPGLQPYSLYNLTVRVLNIKGEGPASPSKTFETPEGVPGPPSFLNVINPGLDSLTLEWGPPMNNNGRLAGYTLKYQPVNTTNELGPVKVINFLANETTITLGNLNSSMLYKFYMSAKTIKGSGPIITEEAFTAMDTTRTKPTVEMGKGPSEPPHPTSPITQSPHPPFHKVPPVGPAFGKVNTSMLEDGAVISWDYFGHHKNVYVEYVVENSKEDWKRELVNGSHWHMIKGLKPGTSYKVRVVARDPADPTVHSTDEVLVAVPAVPNRQVDIATQGWFIGLMCAIALLILVLLIVCFIKRNKGGKYPVKEKEDAHQDPEIQPMKEDDGTFGEYRSMESDTEDHKPLKGSRTPSNGTVRRDESDDSLVDYGEGGDGQFNEDGSFIGQYSGKKEKDTHEGNESSEAPSPVNAMNSFV